From a region of the Hemibagrus wyckioides isolate EC202008001 linkage group LG06, SWU_Hwy_1.0, whole genome shotgun sequence genome:
- the tlr7 gene encoding toll-like receptor 7: MPKPSKEMAKRIFILKIAFLLLFCPSVCSESEWYPKSLQCDVSRISNDSEVKVDCTRRGLTSIPPGIPSNTTNLTLTINHISHINNTSFLSLNNITEIDMRCNCVPIKIGPKDHVCTQSVQIDNGSFWQLKTLKSLYLDGNQLSSFPKGLPQNVVLLSLEVNSISSILKENLTELTNIQILYLGQNCYFRNPCNRSYYIEQDAFLQLDKLTLLSLKSNNLSYVPHKLPSSLKKLYLYNNNIQKIVAEDFHSLTELEILDLSGNCPRCHNAPFPCTPCANNAPLQIHEHSFLNLTKLKILRLHSNSLTTVNPQWFQGCKELQVLDLSSNFLAKDITHTSFPHSLPLLEELDLSFNYELQRYPSSLNLSQSFSSLKSLRILRIRGFVFQELKQQDIQPLTFLGNLRMIDLGTNFIKLTNLSILKGLKNFHIINLSDNKISSPSEAEHAAALSMVHGFPKQDDTSPMSRGSQYKSGEVREIHYFRYDEYARSCKSKDKELGTLSPFNTQCSAFGKTLDLSRNNIFFLHSRFLNLCELQCLNLSGNAMSQALNGSEFVHLKNLKYLDFSHNRLDLMFSSAFKELSNLVVLDISHNNYYFEAEGLTHMLNFTKNLQNMNKLIMNHNQISTSTNTEMESSSLEYLEFKGNRLDLLWRDGDTRYHNYFKNLEKLKSLDISHNNLNFIPKPVFQSLPKTLREFNITNNKLKSFYWDGLRFLPNLEVLDLSANHLTSVPPKLSNCSKSIATLVLRKNQILRLSPEFLQDAFSLKKLDLSYNQIKYIEESSFPEDVIDKLEVLFLNNNRFVCSCNATWFVRWANRTSVYIPRLATDVTCASPGTQRGQSVISLNLQACQHNSLSIILSILTTSVILSVLTLSISSHLFLWDVWYIYHFCLAKLKGYRRLLSESTAYDAFVVYDKTDTAVSDWVLQELRVQLEDRGEPRLHLCLEDRDWVVGCPLIENLSQSIQLSKRTIFILTTHFIQSGHFKMAFYLAHQRLMDEKNDVIILIFLEKFSSSHSKYLRLRKRLYKRSVLEWPRNPQAQQYFWFCLRSVLATESQQHYNKLFQETL; encoded by the exons ATGCCAAAGCCCAGTAAGGAG ATGGCAAAAAGGATCTTCATTCTTAAAATAGCCTTCCTTCTCCTTTTCTGTCCATCTGTGTGCTCGGAAAGCGAATGGTACCCCAAAAGTCTGCAATGTGACGTGTCCAGGATTAGCAATGACTCTGAGGTGAAAGTGGACTGTACCAGAAGAGGATTAACGTCGATTCCTCCAGGAATTCCATCCAACACCACCAACCTGACGCTTACCATCAACCACATTTCTCACATCAACAACACCTCCTTCCTCAGCCTCAACAACATCACGGAGATCGACATGCGCTGCAACTGCGTGCCCATCAAGATTGGCCCGAAGGACCACGTGTGCACGCAGAGTGTGCAGATCGATAACGGAAGCTTCTGGCAGCTTAAGACTCTCAAGTCACTTTACCTGGATGGAAATCAGCTCTCCAGCTTCCCTAAAGGACTTCCACAGAACGTTGTGCTCCTCAGCCTTGAGGTCAACAGCATTTCCTCAATTCTGAAGGAAAACCTCACGGAGCTTACCAACATCCAGATTCTGTACCTAGGCCAGAATTGTTACTTCCGAAACCCATGCAACAGATCGTATTACATCGAGCAGGATGCTTTCTTGCAACTTGACAAATTGACTTTGCTGTCGCTTAAATCAAACAATCTGTCTTACGTGCCTCACAAGCTTCCATCAAGTCTCAAGAAGCTCTACTTATACAACAATAACATACAGAAGATAGTAGCGGAGGATTTTCACAGCTTGACTGAGCTAGAGATCCTGGATTTAAGTGGAAACTGTCCCCGTTGTCACAACGCACCTTTTCCATGCACTCCATGTGCTAACAACGCTCCTCTTCAGATTCACGAACACTCCTTCCTCAACTTGACCAAACTTAAAATTCTGCGTCTTCACAGCAACTCTCTCACCACTGTGAACCCGCAATGGTTTCAGGGCTGCAAAGAACTTCAGGTGCTAGACCTCTCCAGCAACTTTTTAGCAAAAGAcataacacacacttcctttccTCATTCGCTGCCTTTACTAGAGGAACTCGATCTCTCTTTTAATTATGAGCTCCAGAGGTATCCTTCATCTCTAAACCTGTCTCAGTCTTTCTCCTCTCTGAAGTCGCTCAGGATCCTGAGAATAAGAGGCTTTGTGTTCCAAGAGCTCAAACAACAAGATATTCAGCCTCTAACTTTTTTGGGGAATCTCAGAATGATTGACCTTGGGACAAACTTCATCAAGTTAACTAATCTAAGCATCCTCAAAGGGTTGAAAAATTTCCACATCATCAATTTGTCAGACAACAAAATCTCATCACCTTCAGAGGCAGAGCATGCAGCTGCACTGTCGATGGTACATGGCTTTCCCAAGCAGGACGACACTTCCCCAATGTCACGAGGCTCTCAGTACAAAAGTGGAGAAGTGAGAGAGATTCACTATTTTAGATATGATGAATATGCACGAAGCTGCAAAAGTAAAGACAAAGAACTCGGGACTTTGAGTCCTTTCAACACACAGTGTAGCGCCTTTGGAAAAACGCTGGATCTCAGcagaaacaacattttttttttacattcaagaTTCCTGAATCTCTGTGAGCTCCAGTGTCTCAATTTATCAGGAAATGCCATGAGCCAAGCTTTAAATGGTTCGGAATTTGTTCATCTTAAAAATCTGAAATACCTTGACTTCTCCCACAATCGCCTTGATCTGATGTTCTCCTCGGCATTCAAGGAACTGAGCAATTTAGTTGTGCTGGACATCAGTCACAACAACTACTACTTTGAAGCAGAGGGGTTGACTCACATGCTAAATTTTACCAAAAATCTTCAAAATATGAACAAGTTAATAATGAACCACAATCAAATTTCCACATCCACTAACACGGAGATGGAGAGTTCTTCTCTAGAATATTTGGAATTTAAAGGCAATCGCCTTGATCTCTTATGGAGAGATGGTGACACACGATATCACAACTATTTTAAAAACCTCGAAAAATTAAAATCTCTTGACATCTCTCACAACAATCTTAACTTCATTCCCAAGCCAGTTTTTCAAAGTCTTCCCAAAACACTCAGAGAATTCAACATTACAAACAACAAGTTGAAATCATTCTACTGGGATGGTCTTAGGTTTCTTCCAAACCTGGAGGTCTTGGACCTTAGTGCTAACCACTTAACAAGTGTGCCTCCAAAGCTTTCCAACTGTTCCAAATCTATTGCAACACTGGTTTTACGCAAGAATCAGATTTTGAGGCTGAGCCCAGAGTTCCTCCAAGATGCATTTAGCCTGAAAAAACTGGATCTGAGTTATAATCAAATCAAATACATTGAAGAGTCAAGTTTCCCCGAAGATGTCATAGACAAGCTGGAGGTTCTGTTCTTAAACAACAACCggtttgtgtgttcatgcaaCGCCACATGGTTCGTCCGGTGGGCCAATCGCACATCTGTGTACATTCCCCGACTAGCCACCGACGTGACCTGCGCGTCCCCTGGCACGCAACGAGGCCAGAGTGTGATTTCTCTGAACCTCCAAGCCTGCCAGCATAACTCTCTGTCAATAATTCTCAGTATCCTGACCACGTCTGTGATCCTGAGTGTCCTCACCCTGTCCATCTCCAGCCATCTCTTTCTCTGGGATGTGTGGTACATCTACCACTTCTGCCTTGCCAAACTCAAGGGTTACCGTCGGCTTCTCTCGGAAAGCACGGCCTACGACGCCTTTGTAGTCTACGATAAAACTGACACAGCAGTGAGCGACTGGGTGCTGCAGGAGCTCCGGGTTCAACTGGAAGATCGTGGTGAACCAAGACTCCATCTTTGCTTGGAAGATCGTGACTGGGTTGTGGGGTGTCCCCTCATCGAGAACCTTTCTCAAAGCATTCAGCTTAGCAAGCGTACCATATTCATCCTGACCACTCACTTTATCCAGAGTGGCCACTTCAAGATGGCATTCTACCTGGCTCACCAGCGGCTCATGGATGAaaaaaatgatgtcatcatccTGATTTTCCTGGAAAAGTTTTCCTCTAGTCACTCCAAGTACCTCAGACTCAGAAAGAGGCTGTACAAAAGATCTGTGTTGGAATGGCCAAGGAATCCTCAAGCACAGCAGTATTTCTGGTTTTGTCTCAGGAGTGTCTTGGCCACTGAGAGCCAGCAGCACTACAACAAGCTCTTCCAGGAAACACTGTAA
- the LOC131354225 gene encoding toll-like receptor 8, whose product MEARKYWLMLICWVMIAFWISLAACEPDIKSLMTHRCDIWNNTDGTVFDCHGRKLRIMPKVYLNTTSLDASENEIQNLTADSLKDMQKLKNLSLNWMNHKKNVKISKGVFANLTNLEILELNGVGLSVIPAELPSTLRELRLDENNISSLSYQNVSQLKNLTHLYLSKNCYYGRSCLMPFEIVNGTFSDLDKLKHLSLSYNNITHVPRYLPVSLVTLELASNMISFIGEDDFKGLPNLKTLKIQGNCPRCHNAPYPCTPCANGSIDIHERAFHPLRKLILLHLAGNSISVIKKAWFDSLSQLQELYLSYNFLTSQIEDGPFLSNLKLLKKLDLSYNYQLQAYPETVRLSPNFANLHSLRVLHIQGLVFKKIQNDSLAPLYGLQNLTVLDLGVNFIVAVETNIFNQFPNLQLLYLSENRLYPIANTSVRNPDNNIKPSRFDLPELTGSDSKWTPEPYQINRQLVKPECVAAGRVLDMSRNNLFFISPKQFEDYKNISCLNLSRNGFSSALNGTEFTSLPNLKYLDLSFNKIDLAYDYAFKELQELEVLDLSYNPHYFIVPGVTHNLKFLQNLPKLRVLNMSSNSIFTLTSKYMFSNSLVELQFQDNQLARIWKDRKYVQLFWNLTNLIHLDISNNDIHNIPTEVYKYLPVTLKILRLNYNYLTNLEWTLMRTFTQLEELILSYNRLTQVSQNITQNIPSLRYLDLSHNRISQLAIPLLKGAVNLQMLDLSSNKLSTLDESTFSSEETSNLSTLWLHKNPYYCTCDILNFTLWLSKTNLKIPYLYSLVTCSTPYAIKGRPLLAFDFSECPDKKIAFLAYFFCTVLILGLTFVTTLMHMFYWDFSYVFYYMKAKFKGYKHLSSGDNVYDAFVTYDTKDPQVSEWVLNHLRVQLEEEGDRFLPVCLEERDWLPGCPILDSLTQSIRQSRKTIFVLTQSYVNSGSFKMAIYLAHQRLLDESEDVIVLLLLEPVLQNSHFLRLRRRLCSHSVLEWPQSPAAEPWFWQCVRNAVRVENKIMYSSIYSRYFTIKKRLF is encoded by the exons ATG GAGGCTAGGAAATACTGGCTAATGCTAATATGCTGGGTGATGATTGCATTCTGGATCAGCTTGGCAGCATGCGAGCCGGATATAAAATCCCTGATGACGCACCGATGTGACATCTGGAATAACACTGACGGGACTGTGTTTGACTGCCATGGCCGAAAGTTACGGATCATGCCCAAGGTATATTTGAACACCACCAGCCTTGATGCATCTGAGAATGAAATCCAGAACCTAACAGCAGACTCGCTGAAAGACatgcaaaaattaaaaaatctcaGTCTAAATTGGATGAACCAcaagaaaaatgtgaaaatcagCAAAGGGGTTTTTGCAAATTTGACAAACCTGGAAATCTTGGAGCTTAATGGAGTTGGTCTGTCAGTGATACCTGCAGAGCTTCCGAGTACTCTGAGAGAACTGAGATTGGATGAGAACAACATTTCCTCACTAAGTTACCAAAACGTTTCACAATTAAAAAACCTGACCCATCTTTATCTTTCCAAAAATTGCTATTATGGGAGATCCTGTTTGATGCCTTTTGAGATTGTTAATGGAACTTTTTCAGACTTGGACAAGTTAAAACATCTGAGTTTGTCATACAATAACATCACTCATGTTCCCAGATATTTGCCTGTCTCCTTAGTAACACTTGAACTTGCTTCCAACATGATATCGTTCATCGGAGAAGATGATTTCAAAGGTCTCCCAAATCTCAAAACCCTTAAAATCCAGGGGAACTGTCCACGCTGTCACAATGCTCCATACCCCTGCACTCCGTGTGCCAATGGTTCTATTGATATTCATGAACGAGCTTTCCACCCACTCAGAAAGCTCATTTTATTGCATCTTGCTGGGAATTCCATTTCTGTAATCAAGAAAGCTTGGTTTGATAGCCTTTCGCAACTGCAGGAACTCTACCTCTCCTACAATTTTCTGACAAGTCAGATTGAGGATGGACCATTTCTGAGTAACTTAAAGCTTTTGAAAAAACTCGACCTCTCGTATAATTATCAACTTCAAGCTTATCCGGAGACTGTGCGCCTATCACCAAACTTCGCCAACTTGCACAGTCTTCGCGTGCTGCATATCCAAGGTTTGGTTTTCAAAAAGATCCAAAATGACTCTCTCGCACCTCTTTATGGTTTGCAAAATCTGACCGTATTAGATTTAGGAGTCAATTTTATTGTGGCTGTggaaacaaatatatttaaccAATTTCCTAATTTACAACTGCTCTATCTGTCAGAAAACCGTCTCTATCCTATCGCTAACACTTCAGTTAGAAACCCAGATAATAACATAAAGCCATCACGCTTCGACCTACCTGAGCTGACAGGTTCTGATTCTAAATGGACACCAGAACCGTATCAGATTAACAGACAGCTTGTCAAACCAGAGTGTGTCGCTGCTGGCCGTGTGCTGGATATGAGTAGAAATAATCTGTTTTTCATTTCCCCAAAGCAGTTTGAGGACtataaaaacatttcctgtCTCAACCTGTCCAGAAATGGCTTCTCATCAGCATTAAATGGAACAGAATTCACATCACTGCCTAACCTAAAATATCTAGATTTGTCATTCAACAAGATTGATTTGGCTTACGATTATGCTTTTAAAGAATTACAGGAGTTGGAGGTGCTTGACCTCAGCTATAACCCACATTATTTCATTGTGCCTGGGGTGACCCATAATCTGAAATTCTTACAGAATTTGCCTAAGCTGAGAGTATTAAATATGAGTTCCAACAGCATTTTTACCCTAACAAGTAAATACATGTTCAGCAACTCACTTGTTGAGCTCCAGTTCCAGGACAATCAACTGGCGAGGATATGGAAAGACCGAAAGTATGTGCAACTTTTCTGGAACTTAACAAATCTGATACATCTTGATATTTCAAACAACGACATCCATAATATCCCTACAGAAGTTTATAAATACTTGCCTGTCACACTAAAAATATTAAGATTAAACTACAATTACCTGACTAACCTCGAATGGACTTTGATGCGGACCTTTACACAGCTTGAGGAGCTCATTCTTAGCTACAACAGGTTGACGCAGGTGTCTCAAAACATAACCCAGAATATCCCGTCCTTGCGTTACCTTGACCTGAGCCATAACAGGATCTCTCAGCTGGCTATCCCATTGCTCAAAGGCGCTGTCAATCTGCAAATGCTGGATCTGAGTAGTAATAAATTAAGTACCCTTGATGAGTCAACCTTCTCATCCGAGGAGACAAGTAATTTGAGCACTTTGTGGCTCCATAAGAACCCCTATTATTGCACATGTGACATATTAAACTTTACTCTTTGGCTTTCAAAAACCAATTTGAAAATCCCCTATCTGTACTCTTTGGTGACTTGCAGTACCCCTTATGCAATCAAGGGCAGACCGCTGTTAGCCTTTGACTTCAGTGAATGCCCTGATAAAAAAATTGCTTTCCTGGCCTATTTTTTCTGCACTGTGCTTATTTTGGGATTAACCTTTGTGACAACCTTGATGCACATGTTCTACTGGGACTTTTCATATGTGTTCTACTACATGAAGGCAAAATTCAAAGGCTACAAGCATTTGAGCTCTGGTGATAATGTCTACGATGCCTTTGTCACCTATGACACCAAAGACCCACAGGTCTCAGAGTGGGTCCTGAACCATCTCCGGGTTCAGCTGGAGGAAGAAGGGGATCGCTTCCTTCCAGTCTGTTTGGAAGAACGTGACTGGTTACCTGGCTGCCCCATTCTGGACAGCCTAACCCAGAGCATCCGCCAGAGTCGCAAGACGATCTTCGTTCTCACTCAGTCCTATGTGAACAGTGGCTCGTTCAAGATGGCCATTTACCTGGCGCACCAGCGTCTTCTGGATGAAAGCGAGGATGTGATCGTGCTGCTGCTACTTGAGCCTGTGCTGCAGAACTCACATTTCCTGCGCCTGCGGAGACGACTCTGCAGCCACAGTGTGCTCGAGTGGCCCCAGAGCCCTGCCGCAGAACCCTGGTTCTGGCAGTGTGTGAGAAATGCAGTTCGGGTCGAGAACAAGATCATGTACAGCAGCATCTACTCCAGATACTTCACCATCAAAAAAAGactcttttaa
- the LOC131354238 gene encoding thymosin beta-11-like yields the protein MSDKPNLEEVTSFDKTKLKKTETKEKNSLPSKETIEQEKKAGSS from the exons ATGTCAGACAAACCCAATCTGGAGGAAGTGACCAGCTTTGACAAGACCAAGCTGAAGAAGACAGAGACGAAGGAGAAAAATTCTCTGCCTTCAAAAGAGA CGATCGAACAAGAGAAGAAGGCGGGCTCGTCATGA